A window of Hordeum vulgare subsp. vulgare chromosome 5H, MorexV3_pseudomolecules_assembly, whole genome shotgun sequence genomic DNA:
ggaaactgtgatcatctattgatcaacgatctagccaactagatgcttgctagggacacattgtgatctatttattcacacatgtattactgtttcctgttaatacaattatagcatgaacaatagacgattatcatcaacaaggaaatatgataatgaacattttattattgcctctagggcatatttccaacagtctcccacttgcactagagtgaataatctagttcacatcactatgtgattgtaatgaattcaacacccatacagttttggggtttgatctTGTCTTGCTTTagagagaggtttatagtcaacggcgctgaacctttcagatccgtgtgtgctttacaaatctctacgtcatcctatagatgataCTACGCGCCATCtgaaaccattccaaatgattgctccactatacgaatccggtttactactcatagtcctccagatcagtgacaaagcttgtatcgacgtaactcctttacgacgaactctttaatcacttccataattgagaaaaattccttagttcatcaGTTACtatggataactttgaccgctgtccagtgacccattcctggatcactcttgtaccccatgactgactcatggcaaggcacgctttaggtgtagtacacaacatagcatacttgtaGAGTCTACGGTTGATGCATAgcggacgacattcgtcctttctctttcttctgtcgtggtcgggctttgagtcgtactcaaatttacaccttgcaacatagacaagaactccttctttgctgatatattttgaactccttcaaaaacttgtcaaggcatgcgattcgctgaaagttccattaagcactttgatctatctctatagatcttgttgCTCAACTgtcaagtagctacatctaggttttctttgaaaaactcttttcaaacaagcctttatgctttacagaaattctacattatttccgatcaacagtatgtcaaccagacatattcatcagaaatcctatagtgctcgcactcaccttttggaaatacaagtttctcacaaactttatacagaaccaaaaactttgatcatctcataaaagtgtatattccaactccgagatgcttgctacagtccatagaaggattgctggagctttgcatacttgttagcaccctttaggatcgacaaaatcttctggttgtatcacatacagcctttcctcaaggaaaccgtcaaggaaacaaaattttgacatcctatctccaacatttcataaatgacgcagcaactgctaacataatttcaacagactttcagcatcgctacgagtgagaaagtctcatcgtagtcaactctttgaactttgtcgaaaacacatctgcgacaagtcgaactttcttaatgttgacttttcaccatcatcgtttgtcttccttttaaagatccattcacacttaatagtcttatgaccgtcaagtggttcttccaaagtctatactttgtttttcatacatggatcctctctcggatttcatggcctccagccatttctcggaatccgggcccaccatcgcttctccatagctcgtaggttcgtaACATTGACGGAAGCGGCTGAAATggttttcgtcgactcctctagggtttctggaatattggggtattcatAGCATTTCGactttggacttcatctgaacTGGCAATAggggtttcatggcatttggacttcatttgatatggattttctaccaaggaaaaaatagcaactagcactaggcactatggcaataggttagtcccaaaaaatgatataaagttgctataaaatgatcataaaacatccaagaatgataatataacaacatggaacaataaaaaattatagatacgttggagatttaTCACTCCTCgttggttcaacactcttacttattgaaaggactacaattgatcccctctacttctgggtcatcaaagGCCTGCATCGGCCTCCAACGCGGCTGAGAGGCATGTGTGGTGTGCTCCGCCGCCTTATGGTCCTGATGCCGACACTCTTTGCCTGCTACATTGGCATCTGAGTTCCTCCTGAGCCGCTTCCTATTTGCAGTCTCCTCCCATTTCTGCCGCGATGGGATATATTGTTCCACACCAATATTGAGACGACGCTCATCTTCATCGTGCAGGAACGGATCGAAACCCAATTCCTTGGCAAACAGACGACCATATGCATCTGATGCTAAAACTCAGGGTTGTCGGCGACAGCAGCCGGTGCAGATGGTGATTGACCGTCGACCGACATGCAGGCCAGCCCGTCGGAATCCTCTATCCCGTCATCGTCGGCCACGACAGCTGGTTGTTTTCCATTCCCCGCCATGGTGGCCAACGCATCAGAATCTTCTATCATATCACTGTCAGGACGACGCCATACACATCCCCATGGCTAAGCACCGGTTCCATTTagtgtgtgtggtggtggtggcgagctaTCGGTGGGAAGAATTAGTTGTTGGCCGTCTCCGGCAGGATCTTTTATAGGTCGGTGTCGGGTTTGGGATTAGTGTGCATATTACCCCTTTGCCCTGAGCTCCTGATTGACGCTTGTGGCTACTGCTACTACGTGGGTCTGATTTTGTAGTGTACGAACATCGCACATGGTTATAGGACCACACCCGTGACTATTGTGGATACAATCGCAAATGGTTGTTTCATTTGTTTGGTATTTTAGATAATAACATCATTTGGGGAAAACGACAAAAAAACGCGAGAGAGGGTAAAAATACAACCATACCAGCTAGTGGCCCTAATATATACTccatccattcctaaatataagttttttagagattccagtatggactacatatggagcaaaataagtgaatgtacactctagagtatgtctatatatatacatatgtatgttgttcaaagtgaaatctctaaaaaaaactTGTATTTGGAAACAGATGAAGTATATATGTATGAACAGGGTGTTGTCATGCTCAAATTCCCaatgcacaactttgatgtggcacatgATGCACATATGGATGCCTAAAAGTGTCCAATGTGACAGAAAAGGGTTCATGACATAAACATATGGTGCTAGCCCCTAAACTATGTGCTGGAGGAGGGAATTCTATGAACACATGGCCTGACTCAAACTTTGTCACATATTCAGCCATGCCTGACTTGTTTTTAGACAACCAAGAGAATATATACCTTAATTTGGTCAAACCATCACCTCTTGTTGTTGGCCAAGAGGGGTGTTATAGACCGCGTGAGCCCACGAGTTGGCGTGTCGTCGGAGATCGGTTGTGAGGGACTAGAAGAGCACCATCGCCTGCATGTGGCCAAATGATATAGAAAATGGTGTGGTTCGGTGTTTAAATTCACAATGCACAACACTATGATGTGGCATGCACCTGGCTCGAAAAACTAGGCATGCCCCCTTAGTTATATATGTATACTACCTAGGTTACCATCGTATggtccccacccccacccccacacccACATGACGCATGGAACTAGGGTGGCATTCCAGCATTGTCAGTCAAAGGGATGACATATATATAGACCATAAGGGTCCACCGATTGGTGTGCCATCATCGAAAACCAGACAATGGAGGCATagttgacacacacacacacacatagagaTATACCTAtgcgtgcacacacacacatacaaacacacacacacacacacaatcaccCCCCACACACACAGACGTAGGGTGACATTCCAACGTTGTCAGCTGAAAGGATGACATCTAGACCCTAGGGGCCCACCGATAGGTGTGTCATCGAAAAGCGCACgacacactacaaggaatatgctaatacatgaCACtgtttttttcgtcgctacatcgtcaccgtttttaatttacgacgatctcacgatgaaaaaccaagcgtggaaaacGGAGCGGCACAAATGAACAAcatcgacgttttgatcaaaatcgtcgtaacttttacgacaattcctggatcgtcgtaaactttacgacgattctaaatcatcgttggcaatcaaacccagtcctacgtggcagtcctacgtggaaaaattacgacgaaatcaaaacgtcatggttgaaatcagcccaacccatttcaattgatcacatgggctggttttatttttttaggCTTTTTTCTattggcttctttttgggccttagccttatTTACATCCACTTtagtttttttcgaatttttttggccctcgccttttagtgcccaaatacgttTGGTCCACTTTCAGTTTtgaccttttttcatttttgaattcagcaactttttgttccagaacttgggttcatttctatttgttggtccttttcaacccaattatttgtccaaatatcaaattcaacactatttcatattcaaatcaagaaaactccaaatcaaattaaaatcatccatcatataacatcacataatacatctcccaggtttacataacacagtaACTCCCCTGCCTGTGCCCCTACCCGATGGTTTGCGGCCACACTTGCCCTTTGCGCCCCTCGCATCACCGTCCTCATCATCTTCACTCTCATCCTCAGCctcgtcatcgtcctcttcttctgaTTGGGAGAGGTCCTTGGTTTTCTTCCGCTTGTTGGACTTGGAGGCACTAGGAGGTGCCTTCTTGGTCACCTTTGGCTTCACGGTCTCTTCTACTGCAATGAAGGGTACAAAATCATCCTTGAGTATACAGGAAAGAGTAGGATGGTAAACACATAGACATGGTACAATAGTTTTGCAGTCAACACAATTCTTGTATAAACCAACTCAAATTAGGTTTTATACAAGGTGAATTAGATCCATTGTGGTTACAATTTTAATTTAGTTTTTAAAATTGATGACATATTGCATGATTAATAACCGTTGGACATGAAAGCAATATCTAACAATGTATTGACCAGCATAATCAATAACCTCTAAGCTAAAACAGACCCCTGCATATTCTGTGCAACAGAGGCTACTAGTGTTGTCAAACATCATACTAACCAGGCAACTGAGGCCACCAACACATATGTGGTTTTCTTTTCTAGTGTTACACTGACAAACATGGCATTTATGTCATAGTACATATAATGTCCAACGTGATGAGCTACCCATCCATTGCTACGAACGAGCCACACACTGGCCAACGAGGTGCAAAGTGACGAGTTATTCAATTAATGAGATCAAGGTACAATATTCTATATCCCAGGTGCTTTTGCTTCACATCGTTGCGGTGTAACGGTAACAATAAAATAAAGTTAAGTATCCACATGCAGCAGACAACTGTCGAGTTCTTGAGAACAAAGCATTACAATAGATAGCACTTACTCACTAACAAATAAGAACTAAGCAGAGAATAAGTACCTGAAAAGATAGCTAATTGTCGAATATGAAAGGAGGACATATATATTTTAAAACAAGAGGATAAAGCTTTCTTTTGTAGCAGATCAAACCAAAACAAATCAAGACTGGCTTTTGTCACTAAAATGCAATGTTCAGGATATCGGTAACTGGTACCATATCGGTAGGGTGGTGAATATGGATAAATAGGCGAATTTTCCAGTTAATCGGCCGATAAATCAGTTATTCGGCCGATAAATCAGTTAATCAGCTATTTGCTGACCCAtcgagtagcgattaactggctGATATTTGGTCAATGCTAAAAATTTTCAAGCTTGCAGACCAATGCATACGTTCAATGGTGTGATGTAAAGCAAAATAAGATGAATACAAACCTGGGGTAGAAGTATCACCTTCATAAATATCCAGCTGAGACAAAAAAAGAAACATGTACACATAAGTTGGGTAATCAAAGGATACATATTCTGGGGTTAAAGTGTTCAAATATGTATTATTACTCTAACCACTACAActataacaaacaacaaaaccTACAAAGTAAACATGAAGAACAAACATGGGGCATAAGAACAGACATGGCGCCCACTGTCTGGTCTAGTATGTAGTACATCTCACCGCCCGCCCGGTACTCTGTAGTACTACTAGCAGTTAAGATTAACCATTGTTTGTTGGTCACTTGCAGTTGCAGACGACGACTACTACCCGCTGTTGGGCGTTCAAACTGTAATGACATAGTACTACATGGTCAAAATTGCCTTTGGCTGTATCTGCTGCTGCGGTGGCTCTCAAATTCAAAAGGTTGTGCATAGAAGGAGGAACAACGGCACATACATGGAGGCTTCTCATGTCGTGTTCCTGAAAGGGGTCATATATAAACCGGTATAAACCTGAAAGGGCTCATATACAAACCGGTATAAACCTGAAAGGATTCATATATAAACCTTAAAGGCTTCCCATTTTTTTGTCGAGGAAAGTCCAGTTTACCAGGGATTATGTTGTGAGAATGAGAGGTAGAGAATAAAAGAGTTGAATACAACTAAAGGTGGCCGATGAGAGTATAAAAGAGTTGAATACAACTAAATGAGCCTGCTGAGTGGTACATGATAAAAGAGTTGGATACAACTATATATACGTGCCCGATGAgaggataaataaataaaagatttATAAATAGATGTAAAGGAGCTTGCTGAAAAACTTTTCATCCTACTAATATTTAGGGAACGACAGCCGGGGATGCCCTTCGACAAATGATTGTTCACTCATGGAGACTCCTAAGAGGGTGCGATTTTTGTTTTGCACTATGATGTATTTTCTAGCTAAACTGATCAAATACAAAAAAGCTGTAAACAATATGGAAGTCATAAAGATGAACATTATCACTGGAGCTCTGAACCTGCAAAGAGATAGAAATCATGGCTGGCGAATATTGAAATTAGGAGCTGAAGAATTTTAGTTTTACGACTTCAAAGTCAATCAAAAAAGAAGGATAGCAGTTATCACAGTCCTTATTGAAAAAACTGAGAACTAGTACTCAGAACTAGTACTAGTAGCCAGTGTATGATGTGAGGCCAAGGTGATCCTTTCTATTCCATGCTTCACCACcccaaaatcagaggcacaaatGAAAGAACCAAATTTGGAACTCAACGTCGTGCATCAATATCGGTTGATCCAAGATATTTATATTTCTCTTTCATGTGCATAATAGATTTGCGATAGGATTCACTGATTCTCTCGGGTATGATCAATTCAAATTGTAGACATACACAACTATTTGGTGAAACTGTTATATTTATTTATATAGGATATAAATAATCTGAACACATGAAACGGCTGGGGTGCAGAGCAATGTAATACAACAACATGCTGGTAACAGAAACATATAACGTTGGAATAGGAATAGCCAAAACTTACCCAGGTATCATGCTCTACAACATCATCAGGGACAGGGTCATCATCGCTCTCCTCACTCTGTTCCAGAAGGAAACATTCAGTAATAAATCACTAATGCGCAACTTCATATTACTCCTATCAGATCGGATAGCCAAAGAAAGAAACAACCCATCCACCTGGCTTCCTGCGCTAATGCGGTACACTCCACTTGGGCCAGTTAACATCAGCATTCCACCCTACGAAAATAATCGCACGAGAGGTTAGAGTATGCTCATCCAAACACTGCTCAAAATGAAGATAGAAAGCATGCCATAAAAGCTTCTCCATTTATATGTAGATGAGTATCTGGTTTGATGACCACCATCACTAAGATGACTCTGTTGAGATGTCTATTAACAGTTGATATTAAATGCATCATTGAATAAAACAAAACCCAGTTGAAACGAACATAGAAGCAAGGATGTACCTCGGTGAGACGCTGGCAATCATCTCTATTGTGGTGAAAGAGATAAATGCACCTGTAGTCAATGCTGTCTCTGGCAATGATGCGGCCATAGACATTGACTGGGAAGCCTACATATGAGGAGACTATACTGACGGAGAGGatgtttgcaaagtcttctaGCCCAAATTCATCTTGGTATATACTATCGGTGTACCGCATTGCAGGGACAGATGCTGCAATGAATGAGCAAAATAAATCTATCAAATTATTTCATCACCACAAACAGCCCCAGTTTGTGTTTTTCCCATGTGTATATCCCACTGAGTAATATTCTTACTTGACTTATAGAGAAAACTATCATCATCTCACAATATGTAAAAAGTTAATTTCAGTTTTATCAAATTCATTGTGCTTCTGGCTAACTATTGTTAATTGATACGTACACAGGAATCCAATCTAGTAAACGGATTGAGATTCGTTGTTTACCATACGTACGTATACAAGTAatacaatcaaggaagatagaagGACTACTCCGCATCGACAAGaattggagagagggggagggatctGGCGGAGCTCaccttgagagaaggaggcgacGGTCGGCTCGGAGTAGGTGGACTCGGGGGATGGGGACGGTGAGCTCGCGGCAGCGGTTCTGGCCGATGGTGGTGCGCCAGAAGGCACGGCCCCGCGCGGCAATGCCCGACCGCGTGACGACCATCTCCGGTGCGCAGATGTCGGCGCCCACGCGCCAGTCACAGGTGCGGGTGGAGAAGGACTCGACCGCCCACACTCCGTCGTGCACCTCGTAGGCGACGACGAGGTGGTACTGGTGGAACCCCTGGAAGcaccgtcgtcgtcgtggtcgtcctcGAAGGCGATGACAATGGCGGGGTCAGCGTCGAGGCGGTGGTCGCGGGTCTGGTAGGGGAGGCGCACACAGCGGAAGGTGAGCGGGTTGGCGAGGTAGTTGAAGCCGGTGGCGAGGCCGCGGGACGAGGCGAGCACGGACACCCCGCACTCCCCAGCCGCCCGGTCGCTGCCGACCCCGCCGCCCCCGGCCGCCATCTGCCACGAACGAACAAGCCAAAGCAAGTCAGGTCTGACGGGAGGGGAGGAGAGAGTGGCGCGAGGTGACCCAAAGGTGTGCTGCGCACCGACAGGAGCCGCCTCAACTCGCCGGAATCGAGCGGCACAGGTGACAGCGGCAGAGGAGTCGCGGGAGGGGGACAGAGAGAGGGCTTGCGGGGGGAGAAGGGGGATCATGCACGAGAGTGGTGGCGGCGTTAAGGGAGGAGCGAAGCTCTAGGGttcagagagaaagagaggggtTTGGTGCGGTGTTGTGTGGTCGGTTGGATCAGAAGTGGATGGATGGACTGATGTTTGCCATGTCACCGATCCAAGGCATAAGTAATCCCACCAATCAGAATtgagttttttttagttttttcacTTATAAGGCAAATATTCAATGTGATATCAAAATTCATGGCAAAGCTTGTATAAATGATCTCACATATTGCATCAGtgtgcatcttggaatggcaaacGATGTTGCTAAAtggaattttcattttctttgcacggaaatttcattttccattttttcagTGCCCAAACTAAGTATTTTTGTGAAGGACGTACCATATATTTGATGCAAAATTGgactaaataatttttataaaatactaggccacattTAATGTACAATATGAGGGCAATCAAATAAATAGAaatatcaattccttcagaaagtgctattctgaacagaataggaaaataaatttttctgaattatttttaaactatGGAAGGAAagtttttcacatatttgaggaatatatgatccaaagtatttatgagaatttttcgagaatttttggaatgacagaatagtaggttgcttcacaaaccagGCGGGTTTGGCGtgtgacatagaatggacccacgagtgacatgtcaacatagttagaacatgttacgacatttttata
This region includes:
- the LOC123398924 gene encoding uncharacterized protein LOC123398924 isoform X3; translated protein: MAAGGGGVGSDRAAGECGVSVLASSRGLATGFNYLANPLTFRCVRLPYQTRDHRLDADPAIVIAFEDDHDDDGASRGSTSTTSSSPTRCTTECGRSSPSPPAPVTGAWAPTSAHRRWSSRGRALPRGAVPSGAPPSARTAAASSPSPSPESTYSEPTVASFSQASVPAMRYTDSIYQDEFGLEDFANILSVSIVSSYVGFPVNVYGRIIARDSIDYRCIYLFHHNRDDCQRLTEGGMLMLTGPSGVYRISAGSQSEESDDDPVPDDVVEHDTWLDIYEGDTSTPVEETVKPKVTKKAPPSASKSNKRKKTKDLSQSEEEDDDEAEDESEDDEDGDARGAKGKCGRKPSGRGTGRGVTVLCKPGRCIM
- the LOC123398924 gene encoding uncharacterized protein LOC123398924 isoform X1, yielding MIPLLPPQALSLSPSRDSSAAVTCAARFRRVEAAPVGAQHTFGSPRATLSSPPVRPDLLWLVRSWQMAAGGGGVGSDRAAGECGVSVLASSRGLATGFNYLANPLTFRCVRLPYQTRDHRLDADPAIVIAFEDDHDDDGASRGSTSTTSSSPTRCTTECGRSSPSPPAPVTGAWAPTSAHRRWSSRGRALPRGAVPSGAPPSARTAAASSPSPSPESTYSEPTVASFSQASVPAMRYTDSIYQDEFGLEDFANILSVSIVSSYVGFPVNVYGRIIARDSIDYRCIYLFHHNRDDCQRLTEGGMLMLTGPSGVYRISAGSQSEESDDDPVPDDVVEHDTWLDIYEGDTSTPVEETVKPKVTKKAPPSASKSNKRKKTKDLSQSEEEDDDEAEDESEDDEDGDARGAKGKCGRKPSGRGTGRGVTVLCKPGRCIM
- the LOC123398924 gene encoding uncharacterized protein LOC123398924 isoform X2, which codes for MIPLLPPQALSLSPSRDSSAAVTCAARFRRVEAAPVGAQHTFGSPRATLSSPPVRPDLLWLVRSWQMAAGGGGVGSDRAAGECGVSVLASSRGLATGFNYLANPLTFRCVRLPYQTRDHRLDADPAIVIAFEDDHDDDGASRGSTSTTSSSPTRCTTECGRSSPSPPAPVTGAWAPTSAHRRWSSRGRALPRGAVPSGAPPSARTAAASSPSPSPESTYSEPTVASFSQASVPAMRYTDSIYQDEFGLEDFANILSVSIVSSYVGFPVNVYGRIIARDSIDYRCIYLFHHNRDDCQRLTEGGMLMLTGPSGVYRISAGSQSEESDDDPVPDDVVEHDTWEHDMRSLHVCAVVPPSMHNLLNLRATAAADTAKGNFDHVVLCHYSLNAQQRVVVVVCNCK